One Rosa chinensis cultivar Old Blush chromosome 3, RchiOBHm-V2, whole genome shotgun sequence DNA window includes the following coding sequences:
- the LOC112192759 gene encoding protein LURP-one-related 5 translates to MSKIHPAAENRYQYQDRGVHHHQLEDAHDVNPSVLTVWKRSSMSFQGTDGFTVFDNQGILTFRVDNYSRKNCGVRKGLVLMDGAGRALLTLKPQVLSMQDQWNAYPGDYGCAKSPKSSRVFTMRNTGSGLFGRGNKSEATAEVFMGSETTSPTPDFRIEGCFRRRNCKIRSSSGQLVANVARKRVNNTVMLGEDVFSLVVQPGFDRDLIMAFVIVLDRICGKPLTPILCS, encoded by the exons ATGTCGAAGATTCATCCAGCTGCAGAGAATAGATACCAATATCAAGATCGTGGGGTTCACCATCATCAGTTGGAAGATGCTCATGATGTAAACCCATCTGTGCTCACTGTATGGAAGAGATCTAGCATGAGTTTTCAGGGAACTGATGGATTTACAGTTTTCGATAACCAAGGAATATTGACTTTCCGAGTTGACAACTATTCCAGGAAGAACTGCGGCGTTCGGAAAGGGCTCGTCCTCATGGACGGAGCTGGAAGAGCCTTGCTCACTCTCAAACCCCAG GTTCTGAGTATGCAAGACCAATGGAACGCATATCCAGGAGACTATGGATGTGCAAAGAGTCCCAAGTCCAGTAGAGTATTCACCATGAGAAATACTGGGTCTGGTCTTTTTGGCCGCGGCAATAAAAGTGAAGCTACAGCCGAGGTGTTCATGGGATCCGAAACTACGAGCCCTACACCGGATTTCAGAATCGAGGGTTGTTTTCGGAGGCGAAATTGCAAAATCAGGAGCAGCAGTGGACAACTGGTGGCCAATGTAGCTAGGAAAAGAGTAAACAACACTGTCATGCTTGGGGAGGATGTGTTCAGCTTGGTGGTACAACCAGGGTTCGACCGTGATCTTATCATGGCCTTTGTAATAGTCCTGGATCGCATTTGTGGGAAGCCTTTAACCCCAATtttatgttcttga
- the LOC112192391 gene encoding probable serine/threonine-protein kinase PBL8 isoform X1, with protein MGNCGTREEAAVVNAQVVQQLSSLPSSSVKSDKIKQQNHSRSISDLSDPSTPRNFEDARKNAVLYTHVIAFTLFELETITKSFRSDYILGEGGFGTVYKGYIDENVRVGLKSLPVAVKVLNKEGLQGHREWLTEVNFLGQLRHPNLVKLIGYCCEDDHRLLVYEFMFRGSLENHLFRKATVPLSWSRRMLIALGAAKGLAFLHNAERPVIYRDFKTSNILLDSDYTAKLSDFGLAKAGPQGDETHVSTRVMGTYGYAAPEYVMTGHLTARSDVYSFGVVLLELLTGRKSVDKTRPSKEQNLVDWARPKLNDKRKLLQIIDPRLDQYSTRAAQKACSLAYYCLSQNPKARPLMSDVVETLEPLQTCNDPSESSLGGPFAMSRLPDYRMRQRFSNNVGPGAICRSPNPNISPGGPAACRVR; from the exons ATGGGGAACTGCGGAACTAGGGAGGAAGCTGCTGTGGTGAATGCTCAAG TAGTTCAGCAGCTGAGCTCGTTGCCGTCGTCGTCGGTGAAGAGCGACAAGATTAAGCAGCAGAATCACAGCCGTTCGATTTCAGATCTGAGCGATCCTTCCACTCCACGCAACTTCGAGGACGCGCGCAAGAATGCCGTGCTCTACACGCACGTCATCGCCTTCACGCTCTTCGAGCTCGAGACCATCACCAAGAGCTTCCGGTCCGACTACATCTTGGGCGAGGGAGGCTTCGGCACCGTGTACAAGGGCTACATTGACGAGAATGTCCGGGTGGGGCTCAAATCTCTGCCGGTGGCGGTCAAGGTGCTCAACAAAGAGGGCCTTCAGGGCCACCGGGAGTGGCTGACCGAGGTCAACTTCCTCGGCCAGCTCCGCCACCCTAATCTCGTCAAATTGATCGGGTATTGCTGTGAGGACGATCACAGATTGCTTGTGTATGAGTTCATGTTCCGAGGGAGCCTTGAAAATCACTTGTTCCGCA AGGCGACTGTTCCGTTGTCGTGGTCCAGAAGAATGCTGATTGCTCTCGGAGCTGCCAAGGGACTTGCTTTTCTTCACAATGCGGAAAGGCCGGTCATCTATAGAGACTTCAAAACTTCTAATATCTTGTTGGACTCT GATTATACTGCAAAGCTATCTGATTTCGGGCTCGCTAAAGCTGGACCCCAAGGGGATGAGACCCATGTGTCAACTAGAGTGATGGGTACCTATGGCTATGCAGCCCCCGAGTATGTAATGACTG GCCACCTGACGGCCAGGAGTGATGTATACAGCTTTGGAGTCGTTCTTCTTGAGCTTCTGACAGGAAGGAAATCGGTTGACAAGACAAGACCAAGCAAGGAGCAGAACTTGGTAGATTGGGCACGACCAAAACTGAATGACAAGAGAAAGTTGCTACAAATAATCGACCCTAGGTTGGATCAGTACTCAACCAGGGCAGCACAGAAAGCTTGCAGCCTGGCATACTATTGCCTCAGCCAAAACCCCAAAGCAAGGCCCTTAATGAGTGATGTAGTAGAGACTTTGGAACCGCTACAAACTTGTAACGATCCAAGTGAATCATCCTTGGGCGGACCATTTGCCATGAGCAGACTTCCTGATTATCGAATGCGTCAAAGGTTTTCTAACAACGTAGGTCCAGGTGCTATTTGTCGATCTCCAAACCCAAATATATCTCCTGGAGGTCCTGCAGCATGCAGAGTTAGATGA
- the LOC112192392 gene encoding 50S ribosomal protein L17, chloroplastic, with protein sequence MAMTMALATATGTVDAGSRWSMASLRSALPSPSTVAASSSSSTHCGHRGLRLSLSLSLSPSVPKPQKYFGSFTGLSPFNPLGLSDNTSFEQNFTIIDNGGRVYAMRHGRKVPKLNRPPDQRKALLRGLTTQLLKHGRIKTTRARASAMRKYVDKMITLAKEGSLHKRRQALGFIYEKQIVHALFAEVPERYGERNGGYTRIIRTLPRRGDNAPMAYIELV encoded by the exons ATGGCGATGACAATGGCATTGGCAACAGCAACCGGAACAGTGGATGCTGGGAGTAGATGGAGCATGGCGTCGCTGAGGTCAGCACTTCCATCACCGTCTACGGTTGctgcttcttcttcgtcttcaacACATTGTGGGCATCGAGGTCTGCGCCTGAGCCTGAGCCTGAGCCTCAGTCCGTCTGTCCCTAAACCCCAGAAGTATTTTGGGTCCTTCACGGGTCTCTCTCCCTTCAACCCTCTCGGCCTCTCAG ACAACACGAGTTTTGAACAAAACTTTACCATTATTGATAATGGAGGCCGCGTTTATGCAATGAGACATGGAAGGAAAGTGCCTAAGCTCAACAGGCCTCCCGACCAAAGGAAGGCGCTTCTCCGAGGCCTCACTACTCAGCTCCTTAAGCATGGCCGCATCAAAACCACTCGAGCAAGGGCAAGCGCCATGAGGAAGTATGTTGACAAGATGATCACATTAGCCAAAGAAGGGTCTCTTCATAAGAGGAGGCAGGCTCTTGGATTCATTTATGAGAAGCAAATTGTCCATGCCTTGTTTGCCGAGGTACCAGAGAGATATGGGGAAAGAAATGGTGGTTATACTAGAATTATCAGAACACTTCCGAGGCGAGGGGACAATGCACCCATGGCATATATTGAACTCGTGTAG
- the LOC112192391 gene encoding probable serine/threonine-protein kinase PBL8 isoform X2 gives MGNCGTREEAAVVNAQVQQLSSLPSSSVKSDKIKQQNHSRSISDLSDPSTPRNFEDARKNAVLYTHVIAFTLFELETITKSFRSDYILGEGGFGTVYKGYIDENVRVGLKSLPVAVKVLNKEGLQGHREWLTEVNFLGQLRHPNLVKLIGYCCEDDHRLLVYEFMFRGSLENHLFRKATVPLSWSRRMLIALGAAKGLAFLHNAERPVIYRDFKTSNILLDSDYTAKLSDFGLAKAGPQGDETHVSTRVMGTYGYAAPEYVMTGHLTARSDVYSFGVVLLELLTGRKSVDKTRPSKEQNLVDWARPKLNDKRKLLQIIDPRLDQYSTRAAQKACSLAYYCLSQNPKARPLMSDVVETLEPLQTCNDPSESSLGGPFAMSRLPDYRMRQRFSNNVGPGAICRSPNPNISPGGPAACRVR, from the exons ATGGGGAACTGCGGAACTAGGGAGGAAGCTGCTGTGGTGAATGCTCAAG TTCAGCAGCTGAGCTCGTTGCCGTCGTCGTCGGTGAAGAGCGACAAGATTAAGCAGCAGAATCACAGCCGTTCGATTTCAGATCTGAGCGATCCTTCCACTCCACGCAACTTCGAGGACGCGCGCAAGAATGCCGTGCTCTACACGCACGTCATCGCCTTCACGCTCTTCGAGCTCGAGACCATCACCAAGAGCTTCCGGTCCGACTACATCTTGGGCGAGGGAGGCTTCGGCACCGTGTACAAGGGCTACATTGACGAGAATGTCCGGGTGGGGCTCAAATCTCTGCCGGTGGCGGTCAAGGTGCTCAACAAAGAGGGCCTTCAGGGCCACCGGGAGTGGCTGACCGAGGTCAACTTCCTCGGCCAGCTCCGCCACCCTAATCTCGTCAAATTGATCGGGTATTGCTGTGAGGACGATCACAGATTGCTTGTGTATGAGTTCATGTTCCGAGGGAGCCTTGAAAATCACTTGTTCCGCA AGGCGACTGTTCCGTTGTCGTGGTCCAGAAGAATGCTGATTGCTCTCGGAGCTGCCAAGGGACTTGCTTTTCTTCACAATGCGGAAAGGCCGGTCATCTATAGAGACTTCAAAACTTCTAATATCTTGTTGGACTCT GATTATACTGCAAAGCTATCTGATTTCGGGCTCGCTAAAGCTGGACCCCAAGGGGATGAGACCCATGTGTCAACTAGAGTGATGGGTACCTATGGCTATGCAGCCCCCGAGTATGTAATGACTG GCCACCTGACGGCCAGGAGTGATGTATACAGCTTTGGAGTCGTTCTTCTTGAGCTTCTGACAGGAAGGAAATCGGTTGACAAGACAAGACCAAGCAAGGAGCAGAACTTGGTAGATTGGGCACGACCAAAACTGAATGACAAGAGAAAGTTGCTACAAATAATCGACCCTAGGTTGGATCAGTACTCAACCAGGGCAGCACAGAAAGCTTGCAGCCTGGCATACTATTGCCTCAGCCAAAACCCCAAAGCAAGGCCCTTAATGAGTGATGTAGTAGAGACTTTGGAACCGCTACAAACTTGTAACGATCCAAGTGAATCATCCTTGGGCGGACCATTTGCCATGAGCAGACTTCCTGATTATCGAATGCGTCAAAGGTTTTCTAACAACGTAGGTCCAGGTGCTATTTGTCGATCTCCAAACCCAAATATATCTCCTGGAGGTCCTGCAGCATGCAGAGTTAGATGA
- the LOC112193875 gene encoding protein LURP-one-related 8: MCVTYSINTFKNSSLDTTLNISKLSSFVMTKVYPNGAAAATANVSAYEAEQKLRVSGSEEATVLTVWKKSLLLNCNGFTVFDTKGNLVFRVDNYLSGRKGEIVLMDAYGKPLLTIRRKRLSFGDNWMVYDGETEENPRFCVRKNVNMLNNKYLAQVNNKKSVLYQVEGSYAQRCCAVYDGKRRKVAEIKRKEAAVGGVALGVDVFRLVVQPDLDTSVAMAFVILLDQMYSSSSSSRR; the protein is encoded by the exons ATGTGTGTAACTTATTCCATCAACACCTTCAAAAACTCATCACTAGATACCACTCTTAACATTTCCAAACTTTCAAGCTTTGTGATGACAAAAGTATACCCAAATGGTGCTGCAGCAGCCACGGCCAATGTCTCCGCCTACGAGGCTGAGCAGAAGCTGAGGGTTTCAGGATCCGAAGAGGCCACAGTGCTGACGGTGTGGAAGAAGTCGTTGCTGTTGAATTGCAACGGGTTTACGGTGTTTGACACCAAGGGAAATCTCGTCTTCAGGGTCGACAACTACTTGTCCGGCCGTAAAGGCGAGATCGTCCTCATGGACGCCTACGGCAAGCCTCTCCTCACCATCCGCCGCAAG AGGCTGAGCTTTGGGGATAACTGGATGGTTTACGACGGAGAGACGGAGGAGAATCCGCGGTTCTGCGTGAGGAAGAACGTGAACATGCTAAACAACAAGTACTTGGCGCAAGTGAACAACAAGAAGTCGGTGCTGTACCAGGTAGAAGGGTCGTACGCGCAGAGGTGCTGCGCCGTGTACGACGGAAAGAGAAGGAAGGTGGCGGAGATCAAGAGGAAGGAAGCGGCGGTGGGCGGAGTGGCGTTGGGAGTCGACGTCTTCCGCCTCGTCGTACAGCCCGATCTCGACACGTCAGTGGCCATGGCGTTTGTCATCCTCCTTGACCAGATGTACAGCTCGTCGTCGTCTTCTAGACGTTAG
- the LOC112193530 gene encoding uncharacterized protein LOC112193530, translating to MNDYDFMIRSTIKSVVAIVLFMALLTMSSSTTTSAVSHDVLEFIPMKNSMEFQVLDVVRAHDEARRRRLEPYQLCLVCKCCAGTTCSTMPCCFGIDCQLPGKPFGVCAFVPKICNCTNCTSSSSTP from the exons ATGAATGACTACGATTTCATGATCCGTAGCACCATCAAATCAGTTGTAGCCATAGTCCTCTTCATGGCGCTATTGACCATGAGTAGTAGCACTACTACTTCTGCAG TATCTCATGATGTTCTCGAGTTTATTCCAATGAAGAATTCAATGGAGTTTCAAGTATTGGACGTTGTTAGAGCTCACGATGAAGCACGAAGACGGAGGCTGGAGCCCTACCAACTATGCTTGGTTTGCAAGTGCTGCGCCGGCACAACATGCTCCACCATGCCTTGCTGTTTCGGCATAGACTGCCAGCTTCCCGGGAAGCCCTTTGGGGTTTGCGCCTTTGTTCCAAAGATCTGCAACTGTACCAACTGTACAAGTAGTAGTAGTACTCCTTGA